One genomic window of Arachis stenosperma cultivar V10309 chromosome 10, arast.V10309.gnm1.PFL2, whole genome shotgun sequence includes the following:
- the LOC130957606 gene encoding proteasome subunit alpha type-3, whose amino-acid sequence MSSIGTGYDLSVTTFSPDGRVFQIEYAAKAVDNSGTVIGIKCKDGIVLGVEKLIASKMMLPGSNRRIHSVHRHSGMAVAGLAADGRQIVARTKSEATNYDSVYGEPIPVKELAERVASYVHLCTLYWWLRPFGCGVILGGYDRDGPQLYMVEPSGVSYRYFGAAIGKGRQAAKTEIEKLKLTDMTCRQGVIEVAKIIYGVHDEAKDKDFELEMSWVCDESNRQHQKVPDELLEEAKAAAKAALEEMDAD is encoded by the exons ATGAGCAGCATCGGAACAGGTTACGATCTATCGGTCACTACTTTCTCACCTGATGGCCGCGTTTTCCAGATCGAGTACGCCGCCAAGGCCGTCGACAATAGCGG GACTGTTATAGGGATCAAATGCAAGGATGGCATTGTGTTG GGCGTGGAGAAACTTATTGCTTCGAAAATGATGTTACCGGGTTCTAATCGGAGAATACACTCGGTTCATCGCCACTCTGGCATG GCTGTGGCAGGGTTAGCAGCTGACGGTAGGCAAATTGTTGCGAGGACCAAGTCTGAAGCAACTAACTATGACAG TGTGTATGGAGAACCTATTCCTGTTAAGGAACTTGCTGAACGCGTGGCTAGTTATGTGCACCTTTGCACACTGTACTGGTGGCTCAG ACCTTTTGGATGTGGCGTCATACTAGGAGGTTATGACAGAGATGGACCACAATTGTACATGGTTGAACCTTCTGGTGTTTCCTAT AGATATTTTGGTGCTGCAATTGGGAAAGGCAGGCAGGCTGCAAAAAC AGAGATTGAGAAGCTAAAGCTTACTGATATGACTTGCCGTCAAGGGGTTATTGAAGTAGCCAAGAT TATTTATGGAGTTCATGATGAGGCAAAGGATAAAGACTTTGAACTTGAAATGAGTTGGGTGTGTGATGAATCAAATCGCCAACATCAAAAG GTCCCCGATGAGCTTCTAGAAGAAGCTAAGGCAGCAGCCAAAGCTGCTCTTGAAGAAATGGATGCTGATTAG
- the LOC130955729 gene encoding mitochondrial import receptor subunit TOM20-like isoform X1, which translates to MDLQQNEFDRLLFFEHARKTAEAEYAKNPLDADNLTRWGGALLELSQFQTFPETKKMTEDAISKLEEALVVNPKKHDTLWCLGNAHTSQAFLIPDRDEAKVYFDKAAEYFQQAVDEDPSNELYHKSLEVAAKAPELHVEIHKHSGFAQQQSTGATGAATSAGTKIQQLLREEKIDFGATMGSGSGGSGGGLPLHSHGSYASGSSMRKRRKNDEETCFCGLKTLIKKSGTSQNSNRLFHTCPRYRKGSHCNFFKWVDENEHVVVAEGPKGVLKTDVELEIDYENWKVKLAWRISSLEAEVRVLKMLMCFMFAGLIMVILVGALLCMSYMYK; encoded by the exons ATGGATTTGCAGCAGAACGAGTTCGATCGCCTTTTGTTCTTCGAGCACGCCCGTAAAACCGCCGAAGCTGAATACGCCAAGAACCCTCTCGATGCCGAC AACTTGACAAGATGGGGCGGAGCTTTGTTAGAGTTGTCGCAATTTCAGACTTTTCCCGAAACTAAGAAAATGACCGAAG ATGCTATTTCGAAGTTGGAGGAGGCTCTTGTGGTTAATCCAAAGAAGCATGATACTCTCTGGTGCCTTGGAAATGCTCACACCTCTCAAGCATTCTTAATTCCTGACCGTGATGAAGCGAAAGTTTATTTCGATAAGGCAGCTGAGTACTTCCAGCAAGCTGTTGATGAG GATCCTAGCAATGAACTATACCACAAATCATTGGAAGTGGCTGCCAAG GCTCCTGAGCTGCATGTAGAAATCCATAAGCATAGTGGCTTTGCTCAGCAGCAGTCAACTGGAGCAACTGGAGCTGCTACTTCTGCTGGTACTAAG ATCCAGCAGCTGTTGAGGGAGGAGAAAATCGATTTCGGCGCCACGATGGGAAGCGGAAGTGGAGGTTCCGGTGGTGGGTTGCCGTTGCACTCACATGGTAGCTATGCTTCGGGCTCATCCATgcgaaaaagaaggaaaaacgATGAGGAAACCTGTTTCTGCGGTTTAAAAACTTTGATTAAGAAATCTGGGACATCACAGAATTCAAATAGGTTGTTTCATACTTGTCCAAGATACCGG AAGGGGAGCCActgcaatttttttaaatggGTTGATGAAAATGAACATGTAGTTGTTGCAGAAGGTCCAAAGGGGGTCCTAAAAACTGATGTAGAACTGGAGATTGATTATGAAAATTGGAAGGTTAAATTAGCATGGAGAATAAGTAGTTTAGAAGCAGAAGTCAGAGTACTCAAAATGTTAATGTGTTTCATGTTCGCTGGTCTGATAATGGTCATCTTAGTAGGAGCTTTACTTTGCATGTCATATATGTACAAGTAG
- the LOC130955729 gene encoding mitochondrial import receptor subunit TOM20-like isoform X2 translates to MDLQQNEFDRLLFFEHARKTAEAEYAKNPLDADNLTRWGGALLELSQFQTFPETKKMTEDAISKLEEALVVNPKKHDTLWCLGNAHTSQAFLIPDRDEAKVYFDKAAEYFQQAVDEDPSNELYHKSLEVAAKAPELHVEIHKHSGFAQQQSTGATGAATSAGTKPACLSQLQHQNISRT, encoded by the exons ATGGATTTGCAGCAGAACGAGTTCGATCGCCTTTTGTTCTTCGAGCACGCCCGTAAAACCGCCGAAGCTGAATACGCCAAGAACCCTCTCGATGCCGAC AACTTGACAAGATGGGGCGGAGCTTTGTTAGAGTTGTCGCAATTTCAGACTTTTCCCGAAACTAAGAAAATGACCGAAG ATGCTATTTCGAAGTTGGAGGAGGCTCTTGTGGTTAATCCAAAGAAGCATGATACTCTCTGGTGCCTTGGAAATGCTCACACCTCTCAAGCATTCTTAATTCCTGACCGTGATGAAGCGAAAGTTTATTTCGATAAGGCAGCTGAGTACTTCCAGCAAGCTGTTGATGAG GATCCTAGCAATGAACTATACCACAAATCATTGGAAGTGGCTGCCAAG GCTCCTGAGCTGCATGTAGAAATCCATAAGCATAGTGGCTTTGCTCAGCAGCAGTCAACTGGAGCAACTGGAGCTGCTACTTCTGCTGGTACTAAG CCTGCCTGCCTTTCCCAATTGCAGCACCAAAATATCTCTAGAACATAG
- the LOC130954517 gene encoding mitochondrial import receptor subunit TOM20-like gives MPTSNLTRWGGALLELSQFQTLPEAKKMIEDAISKLEEALVVNPKKHDTLWCLGNAHTSQAFLIPDRDEAKVYFDKAAEYFQQAVDEDPSNGLYHKSLEVAAKVKDWVCSSGSQSN, from the exons ATGCCGACGTCG AACTTGACAAGATGGGGCGGGGCTTTGTTAGAGTTGTCACAATTTCAGACTCTTCCCGAAGCTAAGAAAATGATCGAAG ATGCTATTTCGAAGTTGGAGGAGGCTCTTGTGGTTAATCCAAAGAAGCATGATACTCTCTGGTGCCTTGGAAATGCTCACACCTCTCAAGCATTCTTAATTCCTGACCGTGATGAAGCGAAAGTTTATTTCGATAAGGCAGCTGAGTACTTCCAGCAAGCTGTTGATGAG GATCCTAGCAATGGACTATACCACAAATCATTGGAAGTGGCTGCCAAG GTAAAGGATTGGGTCTGTTCATCTGGTTCACAAAGTAATTGA